In Populus nigra chromosome 1, ddPopNigr1.1, whole genome shotgun sequence, one genomic interval encodes:
- the LOC133698183 gene encoding benzyl alcohol O-benzoyltransferase-like, translated as MTDVFGMLQVLNAIGEIARGAQAPSILPVWRRELLCARNPPRVTCRHNEYGNDAPVAVDPTAKVPEFHGQVHAVAHRSFVLNRKELSNIRRWIPSHLHPCSNFEVISACLWRCYAIASQANPNEEMRMQMLVNARSKFNPTLPKGYYGNVLALPAAVTNARKLCLNSLGYALELIRNTKNRITEEYMRSLADLMEITKGQPIGLQSYVVSDLTSFGFDQVDYGWGNTIYTGPPKAMPDEISIAGTYFLPYRFKNGERGVMLLVSLRAPVMERFAILLEELARQDPERSQEQQEMIPSSL; from the coding sequence ATGACTGATGTATTCGGCATGCTTCAGGTATTGAATGCCATAGGTGAGATTGCACGAGGTGCTCAAGCCCCTTCAATTCTACCTGTGTGGCGAAGGGAACTCCTCTGTGCTAGGAATCCGCCACGAGTTACATGCAGACACAATGAATATGGTAATGATGCTCCTGTTGCTGTTGATCCTACAGCCAAGGTGCCTGAATTCCACGGCCAGGTTCACGCTGTAGCCCACCGTAGTTTTGTTCTTAACCGCAAGGAATTATCCAACATTCGTAGATGGATTCCTTCTCATTTACACCCATGTTCAAATTTTGAGGTAATAAGTGCATGCTTATGGAGATGCTATGCCATAGCATCTCAAGCTAACCCTAATGAGGAGATGCGCATGCAAATGCTTGTCAACGCACGTTCCAAATTTAACCCTACATTACCGAAAGGATATTATGGTAACGTGCTAGCTTTGCCAGCAGCTGTAACGAATGCTAGGAAGCTTTGCTTAAACTCTTTAGGGTATGCATTGGAATTGATAAGAAATACCAAGAATAGAATAACTGAGGAGTACATGAGATCATTGGCTGATCTAATGGAGATAACCAAAGGGCAGCCTATAGGGTTACAATCATATGTCGTGTCAGACTTAACAAGTTTTGGGTTCGATCAGGTGGACTATGGATGGGGCAACACAATTTATACTGGGCCACCCAAGGCTATGCCTGATGAAATTTCTATTGCAGGAACCTATTTCCTGCCGTATCGATTCAAGAACGGAGAGCGTGGGGTTATGCTTTTGGTTTCCTTACGTGCACCAGTTATGGAGAGATTTGCAATACTATTAGAGGAATTGGCAAGGCAAGACCCAGAAAGAAGCCAAGAACAACAAGAAATGATACCAAGCTCCCTATAA
- the LOC133673695 gene encoding benzyl alcohol O-benzoyltransferase-like — protein MATPTSISFAVRRCEPELVAPAKATPHEFRQLSDIDRQLYLQFQSPHYNLYAHNPSMQGKDPVKVIKEAIAQALVYYYPFAADADATVEQFGDPIPSPFPCFQELLYNVPGVK, from the exons ATGGCAACACCAACTTCCATATCGTTCGCCGTCCGAAGGTGCGAACCAGAATTGGTTGCGCCAGCTAAGGCCACACCTCATGAATTCAGACAGCTTTCTGATATTGATCGCCAACTATACCTCCAATTTCAATCACCACATTACAACTTGTATGCACACAATCCATCGATGCAAGGGAAAGATCCTGTGAAGGTAATAAAGGAGGCAATTGCGCAGGCACTTGTGTATTATTACCCTTTTGCTG CCGATGCCGATGCCACGGTGGAGCAGTTTGGAGATCCAATTCCATCTCCTTTCCCATGCTTTCAGGAACTTCTTTACAACGTCCCAggtgttaaataa